One Mycoavidus sp. HKI genomic region harbors:
- a CDS encoding ABC transporter substrate-binding protein, with product MMRKDLTNGNGLMSAMQGVSRISVSIAILIVALFTFSIPARATLPNKTLVYCSEASPRGFDPAQSTTPVEYTASAFTVYNRLIEFERGTTNIGPGLAVYWDISPDGLAYTFYLRRGVKFHTTSFFKPTRDFNADDVVFTFERMHDPEHPFRKAYPVSFPYFSNLGLDKEIAKIEKLDSYTVRFTLKSANAPFLMNLGLAFASILSAEYAEQLLKTGKAANINWWPVGTGPFIFSSYSREAQIEDSLIRFDGNPNYWKRADVQISKLVFLIVPNPMWRFYKLKRNECQVMSYPRPSDLASIEANPNLRLLTQPGLSLTYLAYNVSHEPLNSVLVRRALDMAINKKAIIAAATKSREGVARIASSPIPPALWSHDETLKDAPYDLQKAKALLTQAGYPNGLSISLWTSQTQRYYNPRRIAEMVRDDWKKIGVEAKIVFHEWGEYIKRAQAGEHDVLLIGWTGNSDPDDWFGPMLTCDATSGINYSKWCHPAFDALIKIARQTNDIDKRIILYQEAQQLFKRELPFTPIAYASVYQPINKNVTNFKINPLSAILFMGVGLK from the coding sequence ATGATGAGAAAAGATTTGACGAATGGTAATGGTTTAATGTCAGCCATGCAGGGTGTGTCAAGGATATCTGTTTCCATAGCAATATTAATAGTTGCATTATTTACTTTTTCCATACCTGCTCGCGCGACACTTCCAAATAAAACCCTAGTTTATTGTTCTGAGGCAAGTCCAAGAGGTTTTGATCCAGCACAATCTACAACACCCGTTGAATATACTGCAAGCGCATTCACAGTTTATAACCGGCTTATTGAGTTTGAGCGCGGTACTACAAATATTGGGCCTGGCCTTGCAGTATATTGGGATATTTCTCCAGATGGTCTAGCTTATACTTTCTATCTGCGGCGGGGCGTAAAGTTTCATACAACATCGTTTTTTAAGCCGACACGTGATTTTAATGCCGACGATGTAGTTTTCACTTTTGAGCGTATGCATGATCCAGAGCATCCTTTCCGTAAAGCCTATCCAGTTTCATTCCCCTATTTTTCTAACTTGGGCCTCGATAAAGAAATTGCGAAGATCGAGAAACTTGATTCTTATACAGTACGCTTCACGCTAAAGTCGGCCAATGCACCATTTTTGATGAATCTCGGTCTGGCTTTTGCATCGATTTTGTCGGCTGAATATGCGGAGCAATTGCTTAAAACTGGTAAAGCAGCCAATATTAATTGGTGGCCCGTGGGTACGGGTCCTTTTATTTTCAGCAGCTACTCTAGAGAAGCACAAATCGAAGACTCGTTAATCCGCTTTGATGGCAATCCTAACTATTGGAAGCGGGCTGATGTGCAGATCTCTAAGCTGGTTTTTCTGATCGTGCCTAACCCGATGTGGCGTTTTTATAAACTGAAGCGTAACGAATGCCAAGTAATGAGCTATCCACGTCCAAGTGATCTTGCTTCCATTGAAGCTAATCCAAACCTTCGATTGCTGACCCAACCGGGGCTTAGCCTTACTTATCTCGCATACAATGTTTCACATGAGCCGCTTAATAGTGTTCTAGTGCGCCGCGCACTTGATATGGCAATCAATAAAAAGGCAATTATTGCTGCAGCTACTAAAAGTCGAGAGGGGGTAGCACGAATAGCGAGCTCACCAATACCACCAGCTCTTTGGTCACACGATGAGACACTAAAAGATGCTCCATACGATTTGCAAAAGGCAAAAGCTTTACTGACGCAAGCAGGCTATCCTAACGGTTTGTCGATTTCACTCTGGACTAGCCAGACACAACGGTACTATAACCCGAGGCGGATAGCTGAAATGGTTAGGGATGATTGGAAAAAAATCGGCGTGGAAGCGAAGATTGTTTTTCACGAATGGGGTGAATATATTAAGCGCGCACAAGCAGGCGAGCACGATGTCCTGCTTATTGGCTGGACGGGTAATAGCGACCCAGATGATTGGTTTGGTCCGATGCTCACCTGTGATGCAACAAGCGGTATTAATTACTCAAAATGGTGTCACCCAGCGTTTGATGCTTTAATTAAAATAGCGCGACAAACCAATGATATTGATAAACGTATTATTCTTTATCAGGAAGCGCAACAGCTTTTCAAGCGCGAGTTGCCATTTACACCTATTGCATATGCAAGTGTTTACCAGCCAATCAACAAGAACGTGACCAATTTCAAGATTAATCCGCTTAGCGCCATACTATTCATGGGGGTGGGGTTGAAATGA
- a CDS encoding ABC transporter substrate-binding protein — translation MAVLSVAASMPVRATPPNKTLTYCSEGRPAGFDPAQSTTGVEYTASAFSVHNRLVEFKPGSTEICPSLAAHWDISPDGLQYTFYLRRGVKFHTTSYFRPTREFNADDVVFTFERMRNPEHLFRKAYPASAPYFVNLGLDKEITKVEKLDPYTVRFTLKSANGPFLMNLGLAFASILSVEYADQLLNIGKASNINWWPVGTGPFIFRSYTKEAEAEDALIRFDGNPDYWRPKDVQLSKLVFTIVPDATERVRKLKRNECQVMSYPRPSDLATIKADPKLELLSQPGLNLSYLVYNVSHPPLDNVLVRRALDMVINKAAIIKATFYEQENAAQIASAPIPPALWSYDETLKDEPFDLEKARALLAQAGYPKGFAISLWISSVQRPYNPNPRLTAEMIQADWAKIGVKANIVTRNWSRYIKGAHNSEHDAMLIGWTGNSDPDDWLGVMLTCDAISGINHSKWCHPVFDVLIKAARQTNDVEKRTMLYQEAQQIFKRELPFTPIAYASVYQPINKNVTNFKINPLCAILFMGVGLK, via the coding sequence ATGGCAGTGCTATCAGTTGCGGCTTCAATGCCTGTTCGCGCCACCCCCCCAAATAAAACTCTTACCTATTGCTCTGAAGGGCGACCGGCTGGTTTTGATCCAGCTCAGTCTACAACGGGCGTTGAATATACGGCGAGCGCATTTAGTGTTCATAATCGGCTGGTTGAATTCAAGCCGGGCAGCACTGAAATTTGCCCGAGTTTGGCTGCTCACTGGGATATCTCACCAGATGGTTTGCAATATACTTTCTATTTGCGCCGAGGCGTGAAATTTCATACCACATCATATTTCAGGCCAACAAGGGAGTTTAATGCGGATGATGTGGTTTTTACTTTTGAGCGGATGCGTAATCCAGAGCATCTTTTTCGTAAAGCTTACCCGGCCTCAGCCCCTTATTTTGTGAACTTAGGGCTTGATAAAGAGATCACAAAGGTCGAAAAACTCGATCCGTATACAGTACGCTTCACTCTGAAGTCGGCCAATGGCCCGTTTCTGATGAATCTTGGGCTAGCTTTCGCTTCTATTCTGTCAGTTGAATATGCAGATCAGTTATTAAACATTGGTAAAGCATCCAATATCAATTGGTGGCCGGTGGGGACCGGGCCATTTATTTTTCGGAGCTATACTAAAGAAGCTGAGGCTGAAGATGCGTTGATTCGTTTCGATGGTAACCCAGACTATTGGAGGCCAAAGGATGTGCAGTTATCGAAGCTCGTTTTTACAATTGTGCCTGATGCTACTGAGCGAGTACGTAAGTTAAAACGTAACGAATGCCAAGTAATGAGCTACCCGAGACCGAGTGACCTTGCCACTATTAAAGCAGATCCGAAGCTTGAGTTACTCAGCCAGCCTGGTTTGAACCTTAGCTATTTGGTTTATAACGTGTCGCATCCGCCGCTTGATAACGTATTAGTTCGTCGTGCGCTTGATATGGTAATCAATAAAGCGGCTATTATCAAAGCCACTTTCTATGAACAGGAAAATGCTGCGCAAATAGCGAGCGCACCAATCCCTCCAGCGCTGTGGTCCTACGATGAAACGCTCAAAGATGAGCCATTTGATTTGGAAAAAGCAAGAGCCTTGCTAGCACAAGCGGGCTATCCTAAAGGTTTTGCGATTTCGTTATGGATTTCATCGGTGCAGCGCCCCTATAACCCCAACCCGAGGCTGACAGCTGAAATGATTCAGGCCGATTGGGCAAAAATTGGGGTGAAAGCTAATATCGTGACTCGCAATTGGAGCAGATATATTAAAGGTGCGCATAATAGTGAACACGATGCGATGCTTATTGGCTGGACAGGCAATAGCGATCCGGATGACTGGCTTGGTGTGATGCTCACTTGCGATGCAATAAGCGGCATTAATCATTCAAAATGGTGTCACCCAGTATTCGATGTTTTAATCAAAGCAGCACGCCAAACGAATGACGTTGAAAAGCGCACGATGCTATACCAAGAAGCACAGCAGATTTTCAAGCGCGAATTGCCATTCACACCTATTGCATATGCAAGTGTTTACCAGCCAATCAACAAAAACGTGACCAATTTCAAGATTAATCCGCTTTGCGCCATACTATTCATGGGGGTGGGGTTGAAATGA
- a CDS encoding ABC transporter substrate-binding protein has translation MKNDPLICIMSTAIIALAVVGLNVPNVYAALPNKTLIYCSEGSPTGFDPSQATLITDYTTSAYTIYNRLVEFERGTTKIVPGLAMHWDISPDALNYTFYLRRNVRFHTTSYFKPTRGFNADDVLFTFERMRNPEHIFNKAYPVQFPYFVNLGLDKEIFKIEKIDPYTVRFTLRSANAPFLMNVGLAFSSILSAEYADLLLKDGRAEYINWQPVGTGPYIFHSYNRDTTVRFDGNPYYWELANVKVSKLNFIITPDPAVRIQKLKKNECHIASYPRLDDLDLIRADPNLKLLSQPGLNLSFLAYNVLHKPLDNTLVRRALDMAVNKEAVINTVFDGHAQVATEPAPPALWPYKEELQNVQHDSRLREAKKLLAQAGYPKGFSISLWAMSIQRPYNPNAKLMAAMIQEDWKKIGVKTRIVSHEWGEYIKRVHAGEHDALLIGWIGSSDMDDWLGTLLTCNAITGVNYPKWCHPDFDALVSTARQTIDFDKRMMLYQEARKIFKRELPFTPIAHAVIYQPINKKVTDFKVNPLSPILFKGVGLE, from the coding sequence ATGAAGAACGATCCATTGATTTGTATCATGTCCACAGCTATTATTGCTTTAGCAGTTGTTGGACTCAATGTGCCTAATGTGTATGCCGCCCTCCCAAATAAAACATTGATCTATTGTTCTGAGGGTAGTCCTACGGGATTTGACCCTTCTCAAGCTACGTTGATTACTGACTACACTACAAGTGCATATACGATCTATAATCGGCTTGTGGAATTCGAACGTGGCACTACAAAAATCGTACCAGGGCTCGCAATGCACTGGGATATCTCACCAGATGCTCTGAACTATACTTTTTATTTAAGACGGAATGTAAGGTTTCATACAACCTCCTACTTTAAACCCACACGTGGGTTTAATGCAGACGATGTACTTTTTACTTTCGAACGGATGCGCAATCCAGAGCATATTTTTAATAAAGCATACCCGGTTCAATTTCCTTATTTTGTTAATTTAGGCCTTGATAAGGAAATTTTTAAGATCGAGAAAATTGATCCATATACTGTACGTTTTACGCTAAGGTCTGCGAATGCGCCGTTTCTAATGAATGTTGGATTAGCTTTTTCCTCTATTCTATCAGCTGAATATGCAGATTTGTTATTAAAAGATGGCAGAGCAGAATATATTAATTGGCAGCCTGTTGGTACAGGACCCTATATTTTTCATAGCTACAATCGAGATACAACTGTTCGTTTTGATGGCAATCCATATTATTGGGAGCTGGCTAATGTTAAAGTATCTAAATTAAATTTTATAATTACGCCTGATCCTGCTGTACGCATACAAAAACTCAAGAAAAATGAATGTCATATAGCGAGTTACCCACGTCTAGATGATCTTGATCTGATTAGAGCTGATCCAAATCTTAAATTGCTTAGTCAACCTGGTCTTAATCTTAGTTTTCTAGCATACAACGTATTGCATAAACCTCTAGATAATACTCTTGTGCGTCGTGCGCTCGATATGGCGGTCAATAAAGAAGCCGTTATTAATACAGTATTTGATGGACATGCACAGGTGGCAACTGAGCCAGCACCACCGGCTTTATGGCCTTATAAAGAAGAACTGCAAAATGTACAGCATGATTCTCGTTTGAGAGAAGCTAAAAAGTTGTTGGCGCAAGCTGGTTATCCAAAAGGTTTTTCGATTTCATTGTGGGCAATGTCAATACAGCGCCCCTATAATCCGAATGCGAAATTAATGGCTGCAATGATTCAAGAAGATTGGAAAAAGATTGGAGTAAAAACTCGTATTGTTTCACATGAATGGGGTGAATATATTAAACGTGTACATGCAGGTGAGCACGATGCACTGCTGATAGGTTGGATTGGAAGTAGTGATATGGACGATTGGCTAGGTACGTTACTTACGTGTAATGCAATAACTGGTGTTAATTATCCGAAGTGGTGCCATCCAGATTTTGATGCTCTGGTAAGTACTGCTCGCCAGACAATAGATTTTGATAAACGCATGATGCTTTATCAAGAAGCTCGAAAAATATTCAAACGTGAGTTACCTTTTACGCCAATTGCACATGCAGTTATTTATCAGCCAATCAATAAAAAGGTTACAGATTTCAAGGTTAATCCACTTAGCCCTATATTATTCAAAGGGGTTGGTTTGGAGTGA
- a CDS encoding LysR family transcriptional regulator has product MLREINQRRIRYFYEVLARGTIRGAAEHLNVAPSVITRQLRLLEEELAVTLFERRARGVVPTESAEVVLQYYRGCNASQEYMESCLQEMRGMQRGSVRIGVNEGYVTSLMDDVLNDFSLQYPRLNIHVEVLLTSEIITQVIQDDIHIGLGYNPPENSDIRCCMRVNRPVRLLVGKAHPLVSQHKVTIADVLQYPLGLMSSLSGLAQTIQLLQTSEKIKLEPMLTTNSIKVLEHFVIGGNFNVAFMAHSLRYPKIKTGELVALDVDHPILVSPEVHLFVRQGRPLSRAINELLKQAEKKLSLFKY; this is encoded by the coding sequence ATGCTTAGAGAGATTAATCAGCGGCGCATACGTTATTTTTATGAGGTGCTAGCGCGTGGAACGATTCGTGGCGCAGCAGAGCATTTAAATGTAGCTCCTTCGGTGATTACTCGCCAGCTTCGCCTACTCGAAGAAGAACTCGCTGTGACACTCTTTGAGCGGCGTGCACGTGGGGTAGTACCCACTGAGTCGGCTGAAGTTGTACTTCAATATTATCGCGGGTGTAATGCCAGTCAAGAGTATATGGAGTCTTGCTTGCAGGAAATGCGCGGCATGCAGCGCGGTAGTGTCCGTATTGGGGTCAATGAAGGGTATGTTACGTCTTTGATGGATGACGTACTGAATGACTTTAGTTTGCAGTATCCTCGTTTAAATATTCATGTCGAAGTTTTGCTAACAAGTGAGATCATTACGCAGGTTATTCAAGATGATATACATATAGGCCTTGGATATAATCCACCAGAGAACTCTGATATTCGGTGTTGTATGCGGGTAAATCGTCCTGTACGGTTATTAGTAGGAAAAGCTCACCCACTTGTTAGTCAGCATAAAGTTACCATTGCTGATGTGCTACAGTATCCATTAGGATTAATGTCTTCGCTGTCGGGTTTAGCTCAAACAATTCAGTTGCTTCAGACTTCAGAGAAGATTAAATTAGAACCAATGCTAACTACAAATTCTATAAAAGTATTGGAGCACTTTGTTATTGGTGGAAACTTTAATGTGGCTTTCATGGCGCATTCGCTAAGATATCCAAAAATAAAAACGGGTGAACTGGTTGCATTAGATGTTGATCATCCTATCTTGGTTTCTCCTGAGGTTCATTTGTTTGTAAGACAAGGCCGGCCCCTTTCTCGGGCTATTAATGAACTATTGAAGCAAGCAGAAAAAAAATTATCACTTTTTAAATATTGA
- a CDS encoding aminotransferase class I/II-fold pyridoxal phosphate-dependent enzyme has protein sequence MSAIVTTSRLPIIESSIFARMSRIAAQFNAVNLSQGYPDFPPDERLIEALFNAVQSNYNQYSLSEGIEALRVAISKMFTVLYSMPVDPVVELTVTVGATQAIFATVSSLVHTGDEVIFFQPAFECYMPAIMLAGGIPTALQLHGPTFLPDWDEVEQAITERTRMIIINSPHNPTGACWLQADARRLGELADKYGFIVLSDEVYHNILFEQQEHVTVFSEPRLRERAVVVGSLSKIMHVTGWRIGYAIASAALTAEIRKAHQFQTYAAPTPLQYAICV, from the coding sequence ATGTCTGCAATTGTTACCACATCGCGTCTGCCAATTATTGAGAGCTCTATATTTGCGCGCATGTCTCGCATTGCAGCGCAATTTAATGCAGTTAATCTATCGCAGGGTTATCCTGACTTTCCTCCCGATGAAAGGCTTATTGAAGCTTTATTTAATGCTGTACAGTCAAACTACAACCAATATAGCCTGTCAGAGGGAATTGAGGCGCTGAGAGTAGCAATTTCCAAGATGTTTACGGTTTTGTACAGTATGCCAGTTGATCCCGTCGTTGAATTGACAGTGACAGTAGGAGCAACTCAAGCTATTTTTGCTACGGTAAGCAGTTTGGTTCACACTGGAGACGAAGTCATTTTTTTTCAGCCTGCATTTGAATGCTATATGCCAGCAATCATGCTGGCTGGAGGAATTCCAACTGCTCTGCAGTTGCATGGTCCTACTTTCTTACCTGATTGGGATGAAGTAGAACAAGCCATCACCGAGCGGACCAGGATGATTATTATAAATAGTCCTCATAATCCAACTGGGGCATGCTGGTTGCAAGCTGATGCCCGCCGACTCGGTGAGTTGGCTGATAAATATGGCTTCATTGTATTAAGCGATGAGGTGTACCACAATATTTTATTTGAACAGCAAGAGCACGTTACTGTATTTTCTGAACCTCGATTACGTGAACGAGCCGTAGTGGTTGGTTCGCTGAGTAAAATCATGCATGTAACTGGTTGGAGGATAGGTTATGCGATTGCATCGGCTGCGCTTACAGCAGAAATCCGGAAAGCGCATCAATTCCAGACATATGCTGCTCCGACACCGTTGCAATATGCGATTTGTGTATAA